The proteins below come from a single Juglans regia cultivar Chandler chromosome 12, Walnut 2.0, whole genome shotgun sequence genomic window:
- the LOC108983498 gene encoding uncharacterized protein LOC108983498 isoform X2, giving the protein MLITLLLPKMKRKEVRICLLLAFIFITSGCYYFTAMRIRSAESAVDFKFKPAKARESSAAGFMTATWECRIIVRFLQHLIQLVIGTHHPGITE; this is encoded by the exons ATGCTTATAACGCTTCTCTTGCCAAAGATGAAGAGAAAAGAGGTCCGAATATGTCTTTTATTGGCCTTCATCTTCATTACTAGTGGATGCTATTATTTCACAGCTATGAGGATTCGAAGTGCAGAATCAGCTG TTGATTTCAAGTTCAAACCTGCAAAAGCAAGAGAAAGCTCAGCCGCAGGATTCATGACAGCTACTTGG GAATGCAGAATAATCGTAAGGTTCCTTCAGCACCTAATCCAATTGGTAATCGGCACCCACCATCCAGGCATAACTGAGTAG
- the LOC109016668 gene encoding RING-H2 finger protein ATL52-like, with amino-acid sequence MADGGTIFTLTYHTFHVILLAVGSAAVVVTLYQCIAMCFCNCHAAGQINTRRARQRSVPETTTEMITSTSINISTAQLIPAHKYKKSVSSEGEDGTCAVCLCEFEDDEELRTLPACMHSFHVPCIDMWLYSHSTCPICRSKATPQPPIFHHAEDLGSGESPEAHPSS; translated from the coding sequence atgGCGGACGGCGGTACTATTTTTACTCTCACCTACCACACTTTCCACGTCATCCTACTTGCTGTCGGATCAGCGGCCGTCGTGGTCACCCTTTACCAGTGTATAGCTATGTGTTTTTGCAACTGCCATGCCGCCGGCCAAATCAACACAAGACGTGCAAGACAGCGTTCAGTGCCTGAGACAACTACGGAGATGATCACATCAACTAGCATCAACATTTCCACCGCCCAACTTATTCCGGCTCATAAGTATAAAAAAAGCGTGAGCTCGGAGGGCGAAGATGGCACTTGTGCCGTGTGCTTGTGCGAATTTGAAGACGATGAGGAATTGCGTACCTTGCCAGCTTGCATGCACTCATTTCACGTCCCATGCATCGATATGTGGCTCTACTCCCACTCAACTTGCCCCATTTGCCGATCGAAAGCTACGCCTCAGCCACCGATATTTCATCATGCTGAAGATTTAGGTTCCGGTGAATCGCCGGAGGCTCATCCAAGCAGTTAA
- the LOC108983498 gene encoding CLAVATA3/ESR (CLE)-related protein 46-like isoform X1: MLITLLLPKMKRKEVRICLLLAFIFITSGCYYFTAMRIRSAESAVDFKFKPAKARESSAAGFMTATWNKSGMQNNRKVPSAPNPIGNRHPPSRHN; this comes from the exons ATGCTTATAACGCTTCTCTTGCCAAAGATGAAGAGAAAAGAGGTCCGAATATGTCTTTTATTGGCCTTCATCTTCATTACTAGTGGATGCTATTATTTCACAGCTATGAGGATTCGAAGTGCAGAATCAGCTG TTGATTTCAAGTTCAAACCTGCAAAAGCAAGAGAAAGCTCAGCCGCAGGATTCATGACAGCTACTTGG AACAAATCAGGAATGCAGAATAATCGTAAGGTTCCTTCAGCACCTAATCCAATTGGTAATCGGCACCCACCATCCAGGCATAACTGA